A stretch of Dermochelys coriacea isolate rDerCor1 chromosome 6, rDerCor1.pri.v4, whole genome shotgun sequence DNA encodes these proteins:
- the LOC119857823 gene encoding 60S ribosomal protein L27a-like isoform X2, giving the protein MPSRLRKTRKLRGHVSHGHGRIGKHRKHPGGRGNAGGLHHHRINFDKYHPGYFGKVGMRHYHLKKNQNFCPTVNLDKLWTLVSEQTRLNYAKNQAGLAPVIDIVRSHLQQSVAYIMMHNQSRIL; this is encoded by the exons ATG CCTTCCAGGCTAAGGAAGACCAGGAAGCTGAGAGGACACGTTAGCCACGGCCATGGCCGTATTG gTAAACACAGAAAGCATCCTGGCGGCCGTGGAAATGCTGGGGGTTTGCACCACCACAGAATTAACTTTGACAAATA TCATCCTGGTTATTTTGGGAAGGTTGGTATGAGACACTACCATTTGAAGAAGAACCAGAACTTCTGTCCTACTGTCAACTTGGATAAATTGTGGACACTTGTTAGTGAGCAGACAAGACTCAACTATGCAAAAAACCAGGCTGGATTAGCGCCTGTCATTGATATTGTACGCTCG CACCTTCAGCAATCTGTGGCTTATATCATGATGCACAATCAATCCCGTATCCTTTAG
- the LOC119857823 gene encoding 60S ribosomal protein L27a-like isoform X1, with amino-acid sequence MPSRLRKTRKLRGHVSHGHGRIGKHRKHPGGRGNAGGLHHHRINFDKYHPGYFGKVGMRHYHLKKNQNFCPTVNLDKLWTLVSEQTRLNYAKNQAGLAPVIDIVRSGYYKVLGKGKLPKQPVIVKAKFFSRKAEEKIKEVGGACVLVA; translated from the exons ATG CCTTCCAGGCTAAGGAAGACCAGGAAGCTGAGAGGACACGTTAGCCACGGCCATGGCCGTATTG gTAAACACAGAAAGCATCCTGGCGGCCGTGGAAATGCTGGGGGTTTGCACCACCACAGAATTAACTTTGACAAATA TCATCCTGGTTATTTTGGGAAGGTTGGTATGAGACACTACCATTTGAAGAAGAACCAGAACTTCTGTCCTACTGTCAACTTGGATAAATTGTGGACACTTGTTAGTGAGCAGACAAGACTCAACTATGCAAAAAACCAGGCTGGATTAGCGCCTGTCATTGATATTGTACGCTCG gGTTATTACAAAGTCCTGGGCAAGGGGAAGCTGCCCAAACAGCCTGTAATTGTGAAAGCAAAATTCTTCAGCaggaaagcagaggagaaaatCAAAGAAGTTGGTGGAGCATGCGTGCTTGTGgcataa
- the RPL27A gene encoding 60S ribosomal protein L27a: protein MPSRLRKTRKLRGHVSHGHGRIGKHRKHPGGRGNAGGLHHHRINFDKYHPGYFGKVGMRHYHLKKNQNFCPTVNLDKLWTLVSEQTRLNYAKNQAGLAPVIDVVRSGYYKVLGKGKLPKQPVIVKAKFFSRKAEEKIKEVGGACVLVA, encoded by the exons ATg CCTTCCAGACTGAGGAAGACCAGGAAGCTGAGGGGACACGTCAGCCATGGCCACGGTCGCATCG GCAAGCACAGGAAGCATCCCGGTGGCCGTGGCAATGCTGGGGGCCTGCACCACCACAGGATTAACTTTGACAAATA TCATCCTggttattttgggaaagttggTATGAGACACtaccacttgaagaagaaccaGAACTTCTGCCCAACTGTTAATCTGGATAAACTGTGGACACTTGTTAGTGAACAAACAAGACTGAACTATGCAAAAAATCAGGCTGGATTAGCACCGGTCATTGATGTTGTGCGCTCG GGTTATTACAAAGTCCTGGGCAAGGGGAAGCTGCCCAAACAGCCTGTAATTGTGAAAGCAAAATTCTTCAGTAGGAAAGCTGAGGAGAAGATCAAAGAAGTTGGTGGAGCCTGTGTGCTTGTGGCATAA